One genomic region from Thermoleptolyngbya sichuanensis A183 encodes:
- a CDS encoding CAP domain-containing protein, with the protein MEQDIIAEHNKVRQEPASYIPLLEARLASMDAVGNIPNGCGPNCTLTTQEGQAAVREAIAFLQNQAPLPPISPSSSAAQAAKAHAHDQAGGAFGHIGSDGSTWQQRLERQGTRFTQSGENIAYGSPTAQEVVLDLIVDDGVPSRGHRTNIFSPGWTHAGVGCGFHRRYQIVCVINYTASSSQLKVVNNSNVNLQSVEIGGVNILNSVLHPGQTQEIVLNESQCEANSVRIQLGGGFNPLIWSYQFSKYPLHIEHRQSNPTESAIAATPPKGDKPTG; encoded by the coding sequence ATCGAGCAAGATATCATTGCTGAACACAACAAAGTTCGACAAGAGCCAGCCAGCTACATTCCGCTGCTAGAGGCGCGTTTAGCCAGCATGGATGCAGTAGGAAATATTCCAAACGGCTGTGGCCCCAATTGCACGTTGACAACCCAAGAAGGACAGGCTGCGGTGCGAGAGGCGATCGCCTTTTTGCAAAATCAGGCTCCCCTTCCGCCCATCAGCCCCTCTAGCAGCGCTGCTCAGGCCGCCAAAGCCCATGCCCATGATCAGGCCGGTGGCGCATTCGGACACATCGGCTCAGACGGTAGCACCTGGCAGCAGCGTCTAGAGCGTCAGGGCACACGGTTTACCCAGAGCGGAGAAAACATTGCCTATGGCTCTCCGACGGCACAGGAAGTTGTCCTGGATCTAATTGTGGATGATGGCGTTCCCAGCCGAGGACATCGAACCAACATTTTCTCACCCGGATGGACTCATGCTGGCGTTGGCTGCGGCTTCCACCGTCGCTATCAAATTGTCTGCGTGATTAACTACACCGCTTCTTCTAGTCAGTTGAAGGTAGTTAATAACAGCAACGTCAATTTGCAGTCCGTAGAAATTGGCGGAGTCAATATTCTAAACTCTGTGCTGCACCCAGGACAAACTCAAGAGATTGTGCTGAATGAAAGCCAGTGTGAAGCCAACAGTGTCAGGATTCAGTTGGGTGGAGGATTTAATCCTCTCATTTGGTCATATCAATTCTCTAAATACCCGCTACACATAGAGCATCGACAATCCAATCCCACTGAGTCAGCGATCGCAGCGACTCCGCCGAAAGGCGACAAACCCACTGGCTGA
- a CDS encoding FAD-binding domain-containing protein: MNRTIVWFRRDLRVFDHAPLHRAAARGAVIPVFVLDRALLHHPETAVARVAFMLECLHALDQDLRDRGGRLILRSGDPVEILPQLVRETQAEGIYAYIDFERIYGRVRDARLNRALTQQQMKIRWFEPAATTPDLLPYPKYRELWYIHMAQEIVPAPTRVAVPDDIPSEVIPSLSNLGLIADGKPIPPGGIAPARALLQEFLAEKSDRYYWQLSYPGAEATSGLSPYIKFGAISVRECVQTTQAQLNDAPDSRVQRSRQQFIARLRWGSGFAQRFRYMPQLEVRSLYTVFDEDGWAFDEALYEAWQQGETGFPIVDAAARCLQETGGWKQLNFRVRAIYSSFLSNLLGMDWRYGALHFMRHLIDGDCPIDHYQWAMQAGVTHCVDKTWTRIYNPEQTAVDRCDPDGLFIKQWLPELAHLSPAELGVPPRQKDYPPPVLSYKAARQRRVQQLERQRQVFLNQDNVLPYLARLPDTLTPFGADLYASEIAWSQASPLDLFPPPLDLEALDLEQAKALRTWFVAHVDIVPRKVPSRKRNAKSKAPVPADSVQLNLLG, translated from the coding sequence ATGAATCGCACCATCGTCTGGTTTCGGCGAGATTTGCGCGTCTTTGACCACGCGCCGCTGCATCGGGCCGCCGCACGGGGCGCGGTGATCCCTGTGTTTGTGCTGGATCGGGCGCTGCTGCACCATCCCGAAACCGCCGTGGCGCGGGTGGCGTTTATGCTAGAGTGTCTGCACGCGCTGGATCAAGATTTGCGCGATCGCGGCGGGCGGCTGATCCTCCGCTCTGGCGATCCGGTTGAAATTCTGCCTCAGTTGGTGCGCGAAACCCAAGCCGAGGGCATTTATGCATACATCGACTTTGAGCGAATTTATGGACGGGTGCGCGATGCGCGGCTGAACCGGGCGCTGACGCAGCAGCAGATGAAGATCCGCTGGTTTGAACCCGCCGCGACGACACCAGATCTGCTTCCCTACCCCAAATACCGAGAACTGTGGTATATCCACATGGCGCAGGAGATCGTGCCCGCTCCAACTCGCGTTGCCGTGCCCGATGATATTCCCAGCGAAGTCATTCCCAGCCTCAGCAACTTGGGACTGATTGCCGATGGCAAGCCGATTCCTCCCGGTGGCATCGCGCCTGCCCGGGCCCTGCTCCAAGAATTTCTTGCCGAAAAGAGCGATCGCTACTACTGGCAACTCTCTTATCCGGGCGCAGAGGCCACATCGGGGCTGAGTCCCTACATCAAATTCGGCGCGATTTCGGTGCGCGAGTGTGTGCAAACAACCCAGGCACAACTCAATGACGCGCCCGATTCGCGGGTGCAGCGCAGTCGGCAGCAGTTCATTGCACGGCTGCGGTGGGGCAGTGGCTTTGCCCAGCGGTTTCGCTACATGCCCCAATTGGAAGTGCGATCGCTCTATACGGTCTTTGATGAAGACGGCTGGGCCTTTGACGAAGCGCTCTACGAAGCATGGCAGCAGGGCGAAACAGGCTTCCCCATTGTGGATGCAGCAGCCCGCTGTTTGCAGGAAACAGGCGGCTGGAAACAGCTAAACTTCCGCGTCCGCGCCATCTACTCCAGCTTTCTCAGTAACTTACTCGGCATGGACTGGCGCTATGGGGCGCTGCACTTTATGCGGCACTTGATCGATGGCGACTGCCCAATCGACCATTACCAGTGGGCCATGCAGGCAGGGGTAACGCACTGCGTCGATAAAACCTGGACCCGCATCTACAATCCGGAGCAAACAGCGGTGGATCGCTGCGACCCAGACGGACTATTCATCAAGCAATGGCTGCCCGAACTGGCGCACCTGTCGCCTGCGGAACTGGGAGTGCCGCCGCGCCAAAAAGACTACCCCCCGCCGGTCCTATCTTACAAAGCCGCCCGCCAGCGCCGTGTGCAGCAGCTAGAACGACAGCGGCAGGTGTTTCTGAATCAGGATAACGTGTTGCCTTATCTGGCGCGATTGCCCGACACGCTCACACCCTTTGGAGCAGATTTGTATGCCAGCGAAATCGCCTGGTCTCAAGCAAGTCCCTTAGATTTGTTTCCGCCGCCGCTCGACTTGGAAGCGCTGGATCTGGAACAGGCAAAGGCACTCCGCACCTGGTTTGTTGCCCATGTGGACATCGTGCCGCGCAAAGTGCCAAGCCGTAAGCGGAATGCGAAATCGAAAGCTCCTGTACCTGCCGATAGTGTTCAATTAAATCTGTTGGGTTAG
- a CDS encoding calcium-binding protein, whose amino-acid sequence MARIIGSIRSERIFGTNSSDSLLGLGGNDILTGSVGNDEMLGGDGFDTADYSRMGRAMTLLPGGFINKGGLGVDRLNSVEQVIGAAGFANTIDGISGRTASFDVNLGANRLTVNNVPFLGTLTFSVVNFVNVRGTQNGDRIVGNSGTNFLDGQGGNDVLIGGGSGDRLVGGTGIDILNGAGAGSRGFLEVDILTGGPGQDGFVLGDRAGSYYHAGGIRDYALITDFTPGDLIQLGAGEVYQAQRNASGFGVFVFRNGVTDLIADVRTTTFVSLPSGPFRLASGQVFTGFIGA is encoded by the coding sequence ATGGCACGCATCATTGGCAGCATCCGCTCGGAACGGATTTTTGGGACAAACAGCAGCGATAGCCTGCTGGGACTGGGCGGAAATGATATTCTCACTGGCTCCGTTGGCAATGATGAAATGCTGGGAGGCGATGGATTCGACACGGCCGACTACAGCCGCATGGGACGAGCCATGACGCTGCTGCCGGGTGGATTTATTAACAAGGGCGGGCTGGGGGTCGATCGCCTCAATAGTGTCGAGCAGGTGATTGGCGCAGCAGGGTTTGCCAACACCATTGATGGAATTAGTGGACGCACCGCTTCCTTTGATGTGAATCTGGGGGCAAACCGCTTGACGGTAAATAATGTGCCGTTTTTGGGGACATTGACCTTTAGCGTGGTGAATTTCGTCAACGTGCGGGGGACGCAAAATGGCGATCGCATTGTGGGCAATAGCGGCACCAACTTTCTAGACGGGCAGGGCGGCAATGACGTGCTGATTGGTGGCGGGAGTGGCGATCGCCTGGTGGGTGGCACAGGTATCGACATTCTCAATGGTGCTGGCGCGGGATCGAGAGGGTTCTTGGAGGTAGATATTTTAACGGGTGGGCCAGGTCAGGATGGATTCGTCCTGGGCGATCGCGCTGGTTCCTACTACCATGCAGGCGGCATTCGTGATTATGCGCTAATCACAGACTTTACACCAGGCGATCTGATTCAGCTTGGCGCAGGCGAAGTCTACCAAGCCCAGCGCAATGCCAGTGGTTTTGGCGTGTTTGTGTTTCGCAACGGAGTCACAGATTTGATTGCAGATGTGCGAACTACTACGTTCGTATCTCTGCCCAGTGGGCCATTCCGTCTGGCATCTGGTCAGGTGTTTACAGGATTTATCGGGGCGTGA
- a CDS encoding IS630 family transposase encodes MRQRYGGRIRYWCSDESRVGLLTVQHRKLTGFGVQPIGSVQWDFVYRWLYGLVEPLSGASWIVEFSHLDSSCFEAFLHSFAAQFPDDLHLIQVDNAAAHTAQTLTIPDNVILVFQPPYCPEVNPIERVWRELKRELAWVHFDDVCQLQHAISQWVCRLSAESLRSLTQWDWIVDALCVAGI; translated from the coding sequence TTGAGACAACGCTACGGGGGGCGAATCCGCTATTGGTGCAGCGATGAGAGCCGCGTCGGACTGCTGACGGTTCAACATCGCAAGTTGACGGGCTTTGGGGTGCAGCCGATTGGTTCAGTTCAATGGGACTTTGTGTATCGGTGGCTGTACGGTCTAGTGGAACCGCTGAGCGGTGCATCGTGGATAGTCGAGTTTTCTCATCTCGACAGTTCCTGTTTTGAGGCGTTTTTGCACAGCTTTGCGGCTCAGTTCCCCGATGATTTACATCTGATTCAGGTGGATAATGCCGCAGCCCATACGGCTCAGACCCTGACGATACCGGACAATGTCATCTTGGTGTTTCAGCCGCCTTATTGCCCTGAGGTCAATCCCATTGAGCGGGTCTGGCGGGAACTCAAGCGGGAGCTAGCTTGGGTTCACTTTGATGATGTTTGCCAACTCCAGCACGCCATCAGCCAGTGGGTTTGTCGCCTTTCGGCGGAGTCGCTGCGATCGCTGACTCAGTGGGATTGGATTGTCGATGCTCTATGTGTAGCGGGTATTTAG
- a CDS encoding sensor histidine kinase: MPFDKRWKLRSLGLGALWGLLYTLILLPSLSVDTPLKEFEIQRKEQLSKVPEPRETGLRSDAVNQILLVTIDNQEIIGSPKSFSRFRKLEDYTNLIKNLIDLGAQVVLINLPSEVLDSPELLTPVESGLSGDSIRSLVENYSHRIVLSSPPELKRSGPFFRVYNQFLPINSRTLEPIFPPETIQGFSEFSTPVAKDGLAASLQIRTSQQQLIRQPLLNLLKAYSINPVRYPYAVENSFNSGMSDTNTSKNAKGGPVNTFQSAVCLAANKLNPSAVCSNSPLPSYSDPHVSFSIWEADFSKSLGQEFCGAKIIDPVQQVTGCDRASRRDFSSSRIEKVKDKIVIIDFPKNDPNWSELPTSVKAEPLSPAEMQANVLASILSNNIQYPLSQEWSLGLTLAGSMLMAWLLSPGLSKSSFWWLTRGPLIVLGIPLAYAALLPSAFAGHVVLPIMLPIVTWVLTGISMTLVLLLKKSREQAAKQRQELTQRNATLSRTRKVLARVATDIHDGPLQELKLVMDQVEELETLIDPKLLVVKTSVKSEPIVDKLVRIGQDIRNQLNDLQIIARKQLDISPELVSGLAQGIQTHLKQLEERGDLRLKVKQRIRPLQEPELNPDWIDDREDIFRFFKEAINNVMRHAQQPYGRASWVEVCLEQQGEQCKLAIANDGVYVSGNTSKASNHLADDLPKGTGTKTMETIAISLDNGRWQRTLSPEGLLRVELFWSLKQGLR; encoded by the coding sequence ATGCCTTTCGATAAACGTTGGAAACTGCGATCGCTCGGACTTGGCGCACTCTGGGGACTGCTCTACACCCTCATTCTGCTGCCCTCCCTTTCAGTGGATACCCCGCTCAAAGAGTTTGAAATTCAGCGCAAAGAGCAGCTTTCTAAAGTTCCAGAACCTCGTGAGACCGGATTAAGATCTGATGCCGTCAACCAGATTCTTTTAGTCACCATTGATAATCAGGAAATTATTGGAAGTCCCAAAAGCTTTAGCCGCTTCAGAAAGCTAGAAGATTATACAAACCTAATTAAAAACCTCATTGACCTGGGCGCTCAAGTTGTCTTAATCAATCTGCCCTCAGAGGTGCTTGATTCTCCAGAGCTTCTGACCCCAGTCGAGTCGGGATTATCCGGAGACTCGATTCGTTCTCTGGTTGAAAATTACAGTCATAGAATTGTGCTATCTTCTCCTCCAGAGTTGAAGCGATCGGGCCCCTTCTTCCGCGTTTATAACCAATTTCTACCAATCAATAGTCGAACGTTAGAGCCTATCTTTCCGCCGGAGACAATTCAGGGATTTTCAGAATTTTCAACCCCTGTTGCAAAAGATGGGCTTGCAGCCTCTTTGCAGATCAGGACAAGCCAGCAGCAACTCATCCGGCAACCGCTGCTCAATCTGCTTAAGGCCTATTCAATCAATCCTGTCCGGTATCCCTATGCAGTTGAAAATAGCTTCAATTCAGGAATGTCGGACACAAATACCTCTAAAAATGCGAAAGGCGGCCCTGTCAACACCTTCCAGTCAGCCGTTTGTCTTGCAGCAAATAAGTTGAATCCGAGTGCTGTCTGCTCAAACAGTCCACTGCCTTCTTATTCAGATCCCCACGTCAGTTTTTCAATATGGGAAGCAGATTTTTCCAAAAGCTTGGGACAAGAATTTTGCGGAGCCAAAATCATTGATCCAGTTCAGCAGGTGACAGGCTGCGATCGCGCCTCCCGAAGAGATTTTTCCTCATCTCGTATCGAGAAAGTCAAAGACAAAATTGTCATCATCGACTTTCCCAAAAATGATCCCAACTGGTCTGAACTGCCAACTTCAGTTAAGGCTGAACCGCTGAGTCCGGCAGAGATGCAGGCAAACGTACTGGCCAGCATCCTCAGCAACAATATCCAGTATCCCCTCAGTCAGGAGTGGAGTCTGGGATTGACGCTAGCAGGGTCAATGCTGATGGCATGGTTGCTCAGCCCTGGATTGTCAAAATCCAGCTTCTGGTGGCTGACTCGTGGGCCGCTGATTGTTCTGGGGATTCCGCTCGCCTATGCCGCCTTGCTGCCCAGCGCATTTGCCGGGCACGTGGTTTTGCCAATCATGCTGCCCATTGTGACCTGGGTGCTGACGGGCATTTCGATGACGCTGGTGCTGCTACTCAAAAAATCAAGAGAGCAGGCCGCCAAGCAGCGACAAGAGTTGACCCAGCGAAATGCCACGCTGTCGCGGACGCGCAAGGTTTTGGCGAGGGTCGCAACCGATATTCACGACGGGCCGCTGCAAGAGCTAAAGCTGGTGATGGATCAGGTAGAAGAACTGGAAACCCTGATTGATCCAAAGTTGCTGGTGGTAAAGACCAGCGTCAAGTCGGAGCCGATTGTGGATAAGTTAGTTCGCATTGGCCAGGATATTCGCAATCAGCTTAATGATTTACAGATTATTGCTCGAAAGCAGCTTGATATTTCCCCAGAGTTAGTTTCTGGGCTAGCTCAAGGAATTCAAACCCACCTCAAACAGCTTGAAGAACGCGGCGACCTGAGATTAAAAGTTAAGCAACGCATTAGACCACTTCAGGAACCAGAATTGAATCCAGACTGGATAGATGATCGAGAAGACATCTTTCGATTCTTTAAGGAAGCCATCAACAATGTGATGCGCCACGCTCAGCAGCCCTATGGACGAGCAAGCTGGGTCGAAGTTTGCCTGGAACAGCAGGGCGAACAATGTAAACTGGCGATCGCCAACGATGGAGTATATGTATCGGGAAACACATCTAAAGCCTCCAATCATCTCGCCGATGATCTGCCAAAGGGGACAGGTACAAAAACGATGGAAACCATCGCAATCAGCCTGGATAATGGACGCTGGCAGAGGACTTTATCTCCAGAGGGCCTATTACGGGTTGAGCTTTTTTGGAGTCTAAAGCAGGGTTTACGCTAG
- a CDS encoding aromatic ring-hydroxylating dioxygenase subunit alpha, whose product MLVTQEPVLRRFWYPVMPLAQLMDGPQSFTLLGQPLVLWLDRDGKPAALGDRCCHRSAKLSMGTVNDGCVRCPYHGWSFDGAGTCTDVPQLDPGAAIPKTYRVTAFQCAERYGYAWVCLSDDPLLPIPEIPEAEAAEHRLIPQFYEPWQCSGLRVMENSFDNAHFSIVHAESFGVTEQPKPAKSEIVSLELGLKVYATVPVVNPPIQQQLLNIPDTLTVRQVESTWYAPFSRTLKITYPNGLMHLIFTAATPVSDRTSQIVQFCIRNDTEADASTESIIAFDRQVVDEDKRVLESTDYDTPIDIAAEQHIPSDQPGILMRRQLSMLIRSEHSNHKLVPEKQGATQV is encoded by the coding sequence ATGCTTGTAACTCAAGAACCTGTGCTGCGGCGCTTCTGGTATCCCGTCATGCCGCTTGCCCAACTGATGGATGGGCCACAATCCTTTACTCTGCTGGGGCAACCGCTGGTGCTGTGGCTGGATCGAGATGGGAAACCTGCGGCCCTGGGCGATCGCTGCTGTCACCGTTCAGCAAAGCTGTCGATGGGCACTGTCAACGATGGCTGCGTGCGCTGCCCCTATCACGGCTGGTCGTTTGACGGCGCAGGAACCTGTACCGACGTACCCCAGCTTGATCCCGGCGCGGCAATTCCCAAGACCTATCGCGTCACAGCGTTTCAGTGTGCCGAGCGCTACGGCTATGCCTGGGTTTGCCTGTCGGACGATCCGCTGCTGCCCATCCCAGAAATCCCTGAAGCCGAGGCGGCCGAACATCGCCTGATTCCGCAATTTTATGAGCCTTGGCAGTGCAGCGGGCTGCGGGTGATGGAAAACTCATTTGACAATGCCCATTTCAGCATTGTTCACGCAGAATCCTTTGGGGTGACGGAACAACCCAAGCCTGCCAAGTCAGAGATTGTGTCGCTGGAACTGGGTTTGAAGGTCTATGCGACGGTGCCCGTGGTGAATCCGCCAATCCAGCAGCAGCTTTTGAACATTCCTGACACGCTCACGGTGCGGCAGGTCGAATCGACCTGGTATGCCCCTTTTAGCCGCACGCTCAAAATTACCTATCCCAATGGGCTAATGCACCTGATTTTTACGGCAGCAACCCCTGTGAGCGATCGCACGTCACAAATCGTTCAATTTTGCATTCGCAATGATACTGAAGCCGATGCCAGCACCGAATCCATCATTGCGTTTGATCGACAGGTGGTAGACGAAGATAAGCGGGTGCTGGAATCGACCGACTATGACACGCCGATCGATATTGCGGCCGAACAGCACATCCCCTCTGATCAGCCGGGAATCCTCATGCGCCGCCAACTTTCTATGTTGATCCGGAGTGAGCATTCCAATCACAAACTGGTTCCTGAAAAGCAGGGTGCAACTCAAGTTTAG
- a CDS encoding response regulator transcription factor: MPPSQPFFLIVEDHQEVAERNRDFLQQVDPNCRCAIANNPSQAMEFLSLESPDLIVVDLLYGTFSGEQSAEPGINLLRHIFEKHTELNVLVYSSEYRLLTPLISYIDSHKGGFAVANKLDRRSTYIKFAQSALNGELCLPRELRQSSNLNHQDLEVLNLLCNDCLSDDALANRLNVSRRAAQNYVKRLKQRLDVDLIYTEEANHRVAICKMARERGFLG, translated from the coding sequence ATGCCCCCCAGCCAGCCTTTTTTTCTAATTGTTGAAGATCATCAAGAGGTTGCTGAGAGAAACCGCGATTTTCTTCAACAGGTTGATCCGAACTGTCGATGTGCGATCGCCAATAATCCCTCTCAGGCAATGGAGTTTCTTTCGTTAGAATCTCCAGATCTGATAGTTGTAGATTTGCTCTACGGAACCTTTAGCGGCGAGCAGTCGGCTGAGCCGGGGATTAACTTATTGCGCCATATTTTTGAGAAACATACAGAGCTGAATGTCCTGGTATACAGCAGCGAATATCGATTGCTGACTCCGCTCATTTCTTATATCGATAGCCATAAAGGCGGATTTGCGGTTGCCAATAAGCTCGATCGCCGATCGACCTATATCAAATTTGCCCAGAGTGCGCTGAACGGTGAACTTTGCCTGCCTAGAGAACTGCGCCAAAGCTCTAACTTGAATCATCAAGATTTGGAGGTTCTAAATCTCCTGTGCAACGACTGCCTTTCAGATGATGCTTTGGCCAATCGGCTGAATGTGTCTCGGCGGGCTGCCCAAAATTACGTCAAGCGACTCAAGCAGCGCCTGGATGTGGATCTGATTTACACAGAAGAAGCAAATCACCGGGTTGCTATCTGCAAAATGGCCCGTGAAAGGGGCTTTTTGGGGTAG
- a CDS encoding IS630 family transposase (programmed frameshift), whose product MRCKAIEAVKQGHRKVDVCRMFNISRNTLDLWLKREKETGDCRAMTGFQRGNRHKITDWSRFREFVKQHGDQTQARLATLWGDNVTQQDISRALRKIGFSRKKTYGYRERDDLKRQEFQERLRSKLPHQVVYVDEAGIDHRDVYPYGYCEVGDRFYGLKSGKRTERVSWIAALRENSLFAPMTFAGSCNRDLVERGLEECLVPQLRAGDVIVIDNASFHHSQTIEEIVAQAGCEIWYLPPYSPDLNEIEHWWFVLKNWMRQRWDEFDNFRDCVDAAFRECPNVTA is encoded by the exons TTGCGTTGCAAAGCGATTGAAGCCGTGAAACAAGGTCACCGCAAAGTTGATGTCTGTCGAATGTTCAACATCAGTCGCAATACCTTAGACCTGTGGTTGAAACGGGAAAAAGAAACGGGAGATTGCCGAGCGATGACTGGGTTTCAGCGAGGAAATCGGCATAAGATTACCGACTGGTCGCGCTTTCGTGAGTTTGTCAAGCAGCATGGGGATCAGACCCAAGCGAGACTGGCAACCCTGTGGGGGGATAATGTGACACAGCAGGACATCAGTCGAGCCTTGCGAAAGATTGGGTTTAGTCGA AAAAAGACCTATGGCTATCGGGAACGAGACGACCTGAAGCGACAAGAGTTTCAAGAGCGCTTGAGGAGTAAGCTGCCACATCAGGTTGTCTATGTCGATGAAGCAGGCATTGATCATCGAGACGTGTATCCCTACGGCTACTGCGAGGTTGGAGACCGCTTCTATGGGCTTAAATCAGGAAAACGCACCGAACGAGTCAGTTGGATTGCGGCCTTACGAGAGAACAGCCTCTTTGCGCCAATGACCTTTGCTGGCTCGTGCAACCGGGATTTAGTGGAGAGGGGGTTGGAGGAGTGCTTAGTCCCCCAACTGCGAGCGGGAGATGTGATTGTGATTGACAATGCCAGTTTCCATCATTCTCAAACCATTGAAGAGATCGTGGCTCAAGCAGGGTGTGAGATTTGGTATTTACCCCCTTATTCCCCAGACTTGAACGAGATTGAGCATTGGTGGTTTGTGCTGAAGAATTGGATGCGGCAACGCTGGGATGAGTTTGATAACTTTCGCGATTGTGTGGATGCTGCTTTTAGAGAATGCCCTAACGTGACTGCGTAG
- a CDS encoding GntR family transcriptional regulator, which yields MAKASAQAANADRKPSGSSVDRIYEQLRQMAMNYQFRPGEPLNEVDLAASFSVSRTPLREVLNRLVAEGLLDFVPRKGFSCKPLDTQRIFDLYEVRCGLEMMSARLATERATDAELQDLQQRWSAISGSFCDLTAVECARCDEQFHEQIAQLSHNAELLRSLQNVNARAHYLRLISMEQEHYRRTTCAEHRLILQAMGDRNAEAAAHCMSAHVTLRQEELVEVIKEAIARLYMT from the coding sequence GTGGCTAAAGCTAGCGCTCAGGCTGCCAACGCAGACCGCAAACCCTCAGGCAGCAGTGTCGATCGCATCTATGAGCAACTCAGGCAAATGGCGATGAACTATCAGTTTCGCCCCGGTGAGCCGCTGAACGAGGTGGACTTGGCGGCCTCATTTTCCGTGAGCCGCACTCCTCTGCGGGAGGTGTTGAACCGTCTGGTGGCGGAGGGCTTGCTGGATTTTGTGCCGCGCAAGGGCTTTTCTTGCAAGCCGCTGGATACGCAGCGCATATTTGACCTGTACGAAGTCCGCTGCGGACTGGAAATGATGAGCGCCCGACTTGCCACCGAACGCGCCACCGATGCTGAGCTTCAGGACTTGCAGCAGCGCTGGAGCGCCATCTCAGGCTCTTTCTGTGACCTGACTGCTGTGGAATGTGCCCGCTGCGACGAGCAGTTTCATGAACAGATTGCCCAGCTTTCCCACAACGCTGAACTGTTGCGATCGCTCCAAAACGTGAATGCCCGCGCCCACTATCTACGGCTGATTTCGATGGAGCAGGAACATTATCGTCGCACCACCTGCGCCGAGCACCGCCTGATTTTGCAGGCAATGGGCGATCGCAACGCTGAAGCCGCTGCCCACTGCATGTCGGCCCACGTCACGCTACGGCAGGAGGAGTTGGTGGAGGTCATTAAAGAGGCGATCGCCCGACTCTACATGACCTGA
- a CDS encoding aromatic ring-hydroxylating dioxygenase subunit alpha, with the protein MLTTQQPVLRRFWYPVMPIEQLLNGPQAFTLLGQPLVLWLDANGQPAVLADRCCHRSAQLSLGIVENGCVRCPYHGWEFDSQGICTKVPQLDADTAIPKTYRVPAFQCAERYGYVWVCLDEDPLQPIPRIPEFTDPSFRFIQEFYETWKVGGLRAIENSFDSAHGHFVHASSWGDQSNPQPPPIDEVTETEFGFVMKHWLEVLNPDLQKKNLGIGEEKTIRTNTRTWYMPFARTLKIDYPNGLTHFIFTAYTPIDDQTSQVIQFCLRNDTEAEAKAADIIAFDRQVTLEDRVILEGTDYDAPLSLAEEQHMASDRPGIIMRHRLARLLKEHGETEQRRSDRVAPATPAKVEATRV; encoded by the coding sequence ATGCTGACGACCCAACAGCCCGTGCTGCGCCGCTTCTGGTATCCCGTCATGCCAATCGAGCAGTTGCTCAACGGCCCACAAGCCTTCACGCTTTTGGGACAACCGCTGGTGCTGTGGCTTGATGCCAACGGCCAACCTGCGGTGCTAGCCGACCGCTGCTGCCACCGCTCTGCTCAGTTGTCGCTGGGAATTGTCGAAAACGGCTGTGTGCGCTGCCCCTATCACGGCTGGGAATTTGACTCGCAGGGAATCTGTACCAAGGTGCCCCAGCTAGATGCCGACACTGCTATTCCCAAGACCTACCGCGTGCCTGCGTTTCAATGTGCCGAGCGCTATGGCTATGTCTGGGTGTGTTTAGACGAAGACCCGCTGCAACCGATTCCCCGCATTCCCGAATTTACTGACCCCAGTTTTCGGTTCATCCAGGAGTTTTATGAAACGTGGAAGGTAGGCGGCCTGCGGGCGATTGAAAACTCCTTCGACAGTGCCCACGGTCACTTTGTCCATGCCAGTTCTTGGGGTGACCAGTCCAATCCCCAGCCGCCGCCAATCGACGAGGTGACGGAAACGGAATTTGGCTTTGTGATGAAGCACTGGCTGGAGGTGCTGAACCCAGATTTACAGAAAAAAAACCTGGGCATTGGTGAGGAAAAAACGATTCGCACCAACACTCGCACTTGGTACATGCCCTTTGCTCGCACGCTGAAGATTGACTATCCAAACGGCTTGACGCATTTCATCTTTACTGCATACACGCCGATTGACGACCAGACTTCGCAGGTGATTCAGTTTTGCTTGCGAAATGACACCGAAGCGGAGGCAAAGGCGGCAGACATTATTGCGTTCGATCGCCAGGTGACGCTGGAGGATCGCGTGATTCTGGAAGGGACGGATTATGATGCGCCGCTGAGTTTGGCAGAAGAGCAGCACATGGCGAGCGATCGCCCCGGCATCATTATGCGCCATCGCCTGGCCCGGCTGCTGAAGGAGCATGGCGAAACGGAGCAGCGTCGCAGCGATCGAGTCGCCCCCGCCACGCCTGCAAAAGTCGAAGCAACCCGCGTCTAG